A genome region from Populus alba chromosome 5, ASM523922v2, whole genome shotgun sequence includes the following:
- the LOC118029229 gene encoding WAT1-related protein At1g21890: MGDQTPCEKLCLGLKKVKHYLAMVSLQFGYAGMYIIAMVSLKHGMSHYILAVYRHVVATVVIAPFAFVLERKTRPKLTLSIFLRIMVLGFIEPVLDQNLYYLGMKYTSATFASATTNGLPAITFLMALCFRLETVNFKKLHGAAKAIGTVITVTGAMVMTLYKGPVIDFIRSHRAAHHGTSNESGNQHRLAGTLMLLGSCCAWAGFFILQSFTLKKYPAELSLTTLICVMGVVEGAAVSLVMERDMDAWKIGFDSRLLAVVYSGVVCSGIAYYVQGVVIRERGPVFVTSFSPLCMITTAALGSIVLAEQIHLGSIIGAVLIVWGLYTVVWGKSKERTNSSKLQMTNEKSGTLELPVKDGSTKLSSSINFARK, translated from the exons ATGGGAGACCAAACCCCATGTGAGAAGCTGTGTCTAGGGCTCAAGAAAGTTAAACATTACCTGGCTATGGTCTCCCTTCAATTTGGATACGCTGGAATGTACATCATCGCCATGGTTTCTCTGAAACATGGCATGAGTCATTACATACTAGCAGTGTACCGTCACGTAGTTGCTACGGTTGTTATCGCACCTTTTGCCTTTGTTCTTGAGAG GAAAACAAGGCCGAAGTTGACACTCTCGATTTTCCTAAGGATAATGGTGCTTGGTTTTATTGA GCCAGTGCTTGATCAGAATTTGTATTATTTGGGGATGAAGTACACCTCAGCTACATTTGCATCTGCTACAACAAATGGCCTCCCAGCTATAACCTTTCTGATGGCGCTTTGTTTCAG GTTGGAGACAGTAAACTTTAAGAAGCTACATGGCGCAGCCAAGGCCATCGGAACTGTTATCACGGTCACAGGAGCAATGGTTATGACCTTGTACAAAGGTCCGGTCATCGATTTTATAAGATCACATAGAGCAGCTCACCATGGAACAAGCAATGAATCCGGTAATCAGCATCGGCTTGCCGGAACACTAATGCTCCTAGGTAGTTGCTGTGCCTGGGCAGGTTTCTTCATATTGCAA TCATTTACTTTGAAGAAATACCCAGCAGAGCTTTCTCTCACAACATTGATATGCGTGATGGGCGTGGTGGAAGGTGCAGCAGTGTCCCTTGTTATGGAACGTGACATGGATGCCTGGAAGATAGGCTTCGACTCTCGGCTTCTTGCTGTTGTTTACTCT GGAGTGGTTTGTTCTGGAATTGCATATTATGTGCAAGGTGTGGTAATAAGGGAACGAGGCCCTGTCTTTGTAACTTCTTTTAGCCCTCTTTGCATGATCACCACTGCAGCTCTTGGATCCATTGTTCTAGCAGAGCAAATCCACCTTGGAAG TATAATTGGAGCCGTTCTGATAGTTTGGGGGCTTTACACAGTGGTGTGGGGCAAAAGCAAGGAGAGAACAAACTCATCAAAATTGCAAATGACAAATGAGAAATCTGGAACCCTAGAATTGCCTGTCAAAGATGGTAGTACTAAGCTATCATCATCAATCAATTTTGCGCGCAAATAG
- the LOC118029315 gene encoding gamma-glutamylcyclotransferase 2-3, translating into MAMWVFGYGSLIWKAGFNYDDRVVGFIKGYRRVFYQGSTDHRGTPEYPGRTVTLEPADGEVCWGVAYKISKKEDQEVALTYLEVREKQYDEKAYLDFFTDPAATTPAVSGVMVYIGSPDKRHNQNYLGPAPLEEIAKQIFYAEGPSGPNRDYLFHLESALLQIGCKDKHVIDLANEVRRIHPETGLADS; encoded by the exons atggcGATGTGGGTGTTTGGATATGGGTCTCTAATATGGAAAGCAGGCTTTAACTACGATGATCGTGTCGTTGGTTTCATCAAAGGATATCGCCGTGTATTTTACCAAG GCAGCACTGACCATAGAGGCACACCAGAGTATCCAGGAAGGACTGTGACTTTAGAACCTGCTGATGGGGAAGTCTGT TGGGGAGTTGCATATAAGATTTCCAAGAAAGAAGATCAAGAAGTAGCTCTGACG TATTTAGAAGTAAGAGAGAAACAGTATGATGAGAAGGcttatcttgattttttcacT GATCCTGCTGCTACAACTCCAGCAGTTTCAGGAGTAATGGT ATATATAGGATCTCCAGACAAGAGACATAATCAAAACTATTTGGGGCCTGCACCTCTCGAAGAGATAGCCAA ACAGATTTTTTATGCTGAAGGCCCCTCAGGACCCAACAGAGACTACCTCTTCCACCTTGAATCGGCTCTTCTTCAAATTG GATGTAAAGACAAGCATGTAATTGATCTTGCAAATGAAGTGAGGCGCATTCATCCAGAGACAGGGCTGGCTGATTCCTGA